A DNA window from Pseudomonas sp. GD03919 contains the following coding sequences:
- a CDS encoding Na+/H+ antiporter subunit E: MLFIIHLLVSAGLAWSLGAAHLGGGLLAFALLYLLARLLGLAIGRLRRYARSLEHGVSFCLWFIAQVFLATYHVATLVLARRVDVEPAVLAYPVTRREVDKVTLLGTLLTLTPGTLALDYDEEQGLLYIHTLDARRREDMTGTLIELERRLLAWLDAGKAEGVTP; this comes from the coding sequence ATGCTGTTCATCATCCATTTGCTGGTCAGCGCCGGCCTGGCCTGGAGCCTCGGCGCCGCTCATCTCGGCGGTGGCCTGCTGGCCTTCGCCCTGCTCTACCTGCTCGCTCGCCTGCTGGGCCTGGCAATCGGACGCCTGCGCCGTTACGCACGCAGCCTGGAGCATGGTGTGAGCTTCTGCTTGTGGTTCATTGCCCAGGTGTTCCTCGCGACTTACCACGTCGCCACTCTGGTGCTGGCGCGTCGGGTCGATGTGGAACCAGCAGTTCTGGCCTACCCGGTGACCCGCCGCGAAGTGGACAAGGTGACCCTGCTCGGCACCCTGCTGACCCTGACGCCCGGCACCCTGGCCCTGGACTATGACGAGGAGCAAGGTCTGCTCTACATCCACACCCTCGATGCGCGGCGCCGTGAGGACATGACCGGCACCCTCATCGAGCTGGAACGCCGCCTGCTGGCCTGGCTCGACGCTGGCAAAGCCGAAGGAGTAACGCCATGA
- a CDS encoding CopD family protein: MTPYAPLYALHLLAAVVWVGGMFFAWMILRPAAVDTLEPPARLRLWLSVFKRFFVWVWGAVAVLPLTGIGMLHMSYAGFDAAPRYVHIMMGLYLVMLALFLRIQALQLPELRRAVESENWPAGGEMLGRIRRLVGSNLLIGLALMTLAAMRPTF; this comes from the coding sequence ATGACACCCTACGCACCACTCTATGCGCTACACCTGCTGGCCGCTGTCGTCTGGGTCGGTGGCATGTTCTTCGCTTGGATGATCCTGCGCCCGGCGGCAGTGGACACACTCGAACCGCCAGCACGCCTGCGCTTGTGGCTGAGCGTGTTCAAACGTTTCTTCGTCTGGGTCTGGGGAGCGGTGGCAGTCCTGCCCCTGACTGGCATCGGCATGCTGCACATGAGCTATGCCGGTTTCGATGCCGCACCGCGCTATGTGCACATCATGATGGGCTTGTACCTGGTGATGCTCGCCCTGTTCCTGCGTATTCAAGCACTGCAGCTACCGGAGCTGCGTCGCGCCGTTGAGAGCGAGAACTGGCCGGCAGGCGGTGAGATGCTGGGGCGAATTCGCAGGCTGGTCGGCAGCAACCTGCTGATCGGCCTGGCGCTGATGACGCTGGCGGCCATGCGCCCGACATTCTGA
- the mbhE gene encoding hydrogen gas-evolving membrane-bound hydrogenase subunit E has translation MLYLLSLIALAAVLAPGLTRLLGARTGWLLMLAPLAAFIWFVQQIPLIADGGAVMQSVSWIPALGINLSLRLDGLSLVFALLISGIGSLIVLYAGSYLSSHVHLGRFHAYLLVFMLAMLGLVLADDLVAMFVFWELTSIASFLLISFQHEKAVSRRAALQALLITGGGGLALLAGLILLGGATGNWQFSSLSAAQIEGHVLLPAIMALVLLGCFTKSAQVPFHLWLPNAMNAPTPVSAYLHSATMVKAGIYLLARLNPVLGGSVGWGTLLITIGAATAVLGAFLAFRQTDLKRLLAYTTVTVLGQLTMLIGTNTSYGLQAFILYLVAHSLYKGALFMAVGAIDHATGTRELARLGGLIRFMPLTGAAVALAAFSNAGLPPFFGFIAKEFKYTGLIEMGHIGWAVTLVMILTNALLFAAAGLVFLQTFLGKRGDYPRMPHEVGLPMWLGPMLLAIGGFLLGAWNAWPETWLVNNAVQAVARGPVDVHLYLWGGITPALLASLLTVSLGVLFYILRDRVRQVLDRANAAWNISGDLIWDRLLKRVFHFAGLLAARFQHGSLRQHLVLLALAVGGLLAVGLLPALPQLLQGSYSPISPLGLAGCLMALAGAMTAAFLPGRLTLLAALGACGLGLALVFISVNAPDVAMTQLMVETLSLIFLALVFRKMPTVPASGARTPWKRRLHAGVAILFGLSVTGALLLAVSLPLPGDIAQWYQANSLPGGHGHNVVNVILVDFRAFDTLGEILVVALSALAAASLLGTGRRFGNEHSGEDAFTSPLLRQGLRPLAWLMLAASLLVLWRGHNLPGGGFIGGLVAACGLILLVLTYGHGQIRRVLPVAPAQLIGIGLGCAAGAGMLGLIAGSAFLTGLWTFPGGLPLGTPLLFDIGVFLTVFGSALHMIDKLTGVRQ, from the coding sequence GTGCTCTACCTACTGTCCCTGATCGCCCTGGCTGCCGTACTGGCACCCGGCCTGACGCGCCTGTTGGGCGCCCGCACAGGCTGGCTGCTGATGCTGGCACCACTGGCGGCCTTCATCTGGTTCGTTCAACAGATTCCGTTGATCGCCGACGGCGGCGCGGTGATGCAGAGCGTCAGCTGGATTCCGGCACTGGGCATCAACCTGAGCCTGCGTCTGGACGGCCTCTCGCTGGTATTTGCCCTGCTGATCAGTGGCATCGGCAGCCTGATCGTGCTCTATGCCGGCAGTTATCTGTCCAGCCATGTCCACCTCGGCCGCTTTCACGCCTACCTGCTGGTGTTCATGCTGGCCATGCTCGGCCTGGTGCTGGCTGACGATCTGGTGGCGATGTTCGTGTTCTGGGAACTCACCAGCATCGCCTCCTTCCTGCTAATCAGCTTTCAACACGAAAAGGCCGTTTCGCGCCGCGCGGCGCTGCAGGCACTGCTGATCACCGGCGGCGGTGGTCTGGCGCTGCTGGCCGGACTGATCCTGCTCGGCGGCGCAACCGGCAACTGGCAGTTCTCCAGCCTCAGCGCCGCGCAGATCGAAGGCCACGTGCTGCTGCCGGCCATCATGGCGCTGGTGCTGCTGGGCTGCTTCACCAAATCGGCACAGGTACCCTTCCACCTGTGGCTGCCCAACGCGATGAACGCGCCGACGCCGGTGTCGGCCTATTTGCATTCGGCAACCATGGTCAAGGCCGGTATCTACCTGCTGGCGCGGCTCAACCCGGTGCTCGGCGGCTCGGTCGGCTGGGGCACGCTGCTGATCACCATTGGCGCCGCCACGGCGGTGCTCGGTGCTTTCCTGGCCTTCCGCCAGACCGACCTCAAGCGTTTGCTGGCTTACACCACGGTCACCGTACTCGGTCAGCTGACCATGCTGATCGGCACCAACACCAGCTATGGCCTGCAGGCGTTCATCCTCTATCTGGTGGCACACTCTCTTTATAAAGGCGCGCTGTTCATGGCAGTCGGCGCCATTGATCACGCCACCGGCACCCGCGAATTGGCACGCCTCGGCGGTTTGATCCGGTTCATGCCATTGACCGGCGCGGCGGTGGCCCTGGCGGCGTTCTCCAATGCTGGCCTGCCGCCGTTCTTCGGCTTCATCGCCAAGGAGTTCAAGTACACCGGCCTGATCGAGATGGGGCATATCGGCTGGGCGGTGACGCTGGTGATGATCCTGACCAACGCGCTGCTGTTCGCCGCTGCCGGCCTGGTCTTCCTGCAGACCTTCCTCGGCAAGCGCGGCGACTATCCGCGCATGCCGCATGAAGTTGGCTTGCCGATGTGGCTGGGGCCGATGCTGCTGGCCATCGGCGGTTTCCTGCTCGGCGCCTGGAATGCCTGGCCGGAAACCTGGCTGGTGAACAATGCGGTGCAGGCCGTGGCGCGTGGCCCGGTGGATGTACACTTGTATCTGTGGGGCGGTATCACCCCGGCGCTGCTGGCCAGCTTGTTGACCGTATCGCTGGGCGTGCTCTTCTACATACTGCGTGACCGGGTACGGCAGGTGCTCGATCGTGCAAATGCGGCCTGGAATATCAGCGGCGACCTGATCTGGGACCGCCTGCTCAAACGCGTCTTCCATTTCGCCGGGCTGCTCGCCGCGCGCTTCCAGCATGGCTCGCTGCGCCAGCATCTGGTGCTGCTGGCTCTGGCAGTCGGCGGCCTGTTGGCGGTCGGTCTGCTGCCGGCCCTGCCGCAACTGCTGCAGGGCAGTTACAGCCCGATCTCGCCACTGGGCCTGGCGGGCTGTCTGATGGCACTGGCCGGCGCCATGACGGCGGCATTCCTGCCCGGTCGCCTGACCTTGCTGGCCGCCCTCGGCGCCTGCGGTCTGGGCCTGGCGCTGGTGTTCATCTCGGTCAATGCGCCGGATGTGGCGATGACCCAGCTGATGGTGGAAACCCTCAGCCTCATCTTCCTCGCCCTGGTGTTTCGCAAGATGCCCACCGTGCCGGCCAGTGGCGCCCGCACCCCCTGGAAGCGCCGCCTGCATGCCGGCGTGGCGATTCTCTTCGGCCTCAGTGTGACTGGCGCCCTGCTGCTCGCAGTGAGCCTGCCGCTGCCAGGCGACATCGCCCAGTGGTATCAGGCCAACAGCCTGCCGGGTGGTCATGGGCATAACGTGGTCAACGTGATCCTGGTGGACTTCCGCGCTTTCGACACCCTCGGCGAAATCCTCGTGGTCGCGCTCTCCGCCCTCGCCGCAGCCAGCCTGCTGGGCACCGGCCGGCGCTTCGGTAACGAGCATAGCGGGGAAGATGCCTTCACCTCGCCGCTGCTGCGCCAAGGCCTACGCCCGCTGGCCTGGTTGATGCTGGCCGCCTCGCTGCTGGTGCTGTGGCGCGGTCACAACCTGCCCGGCGGAGGTTTCATAGGCGGCTTGGTGGCGGCCTGCGGCCTGATCCTACTGGTGCTGACCTACGGCCACGGGCAGATTCGCCGGGTGCTGCCCGTTGCGCCTGCACAGCTGATCGGTATCGGCCTGGGTTGTGCTGCGGGTGCCGGCATGCTTGGACTGATCGCGGGCAGCGCCTTTCTTACCGGTCTCTGGACCTTCCCTGGCGGCTTGCCGCTGGGTACGCCCTTGCTCTTCGATATCGGCGTTTTCCTCACCGTGTTCGGCTCCGCCCTGCACATGATCGACAAGCTGACGGGAGTTCGCCAGTAA
- the dinG gene encoding ATP-dependent DNA helicase DinG, protein MLSTELKSQIQGAYSRFLEAKSLKPRYGQRLMIAEIAKVLGTIKTDDEGKRLGDPAVVAVEAGTGTGKTVAYSLATIPTAKAAGKRLVIATATVALQEQIVHKDLPDLLRNSGLNFSFALAKGRGRYLCLSKLDHLLQDGAAQSATAQLFEEEGFRIDVDEQGQKLFTAMIEKLAGNKWDGDRDSWPEELEDSRWAQLTTDHSQCTNRHCPNFQQCAFYKAREGMGKVDVIVTNHDMVLADLALGGGAVLPDPRETIYVFDEGHHLPDKAIGHFAHFTRLRSTADWLTQIDKNLTKLLAQNPLPGDLGRLIEQVPELARELKTQQQFMFSACEEIADFKAGEDMEGRERPRHRFVGGVVPEHLTELGLELKKGFSKLNDLFTSVTELLKEAMDGEGAVGIASHQAEEWYPLFGSLMARAKGNWELWLAFTAEDPEESPPMARWLTLAESGALFDIEVNASPILAAETLRRNLWNVAHGCLVTSATLTALGTFDRYRMRAGLPKAAVSAIVPSPFHHADAGLLRVPDLKADPREAAAHTAAIIRELPNLVAGSRGTLVLFSSRKQMQEVFDGLDRDWRKRVFIQGNLSKQETLNKYKARVDSGEESVLFGLASFAEGVDLPGAYCEHVVIAKIPFAVPDDPVEAALAEWIEAHGGNPFMEIAVPDASLRLVQACGRLLRTEADRGTITLLDRRVVTQRYGKAILNALPPFRRQID, encoded by the coding sequence ATGCTCAGTACCGAACTCAAGTCCCAGATCCAGGGCGCTTATTCGCGCTTTCTCGAAGCCAAGTCGCTCAAGCCGCGTTATGGCCAGCGCCTGATGATCGCCGAGATCGCCAAGGTGCTCGGCACCATCAAGACCGATGACGAGGGCAAACGTCTGGGTGATCCGGCCGTGGTCGCGGTCGAGGCGGGCACCGGTACCGGCAAGACGGTGGCCTACAGCCTGGCCACCATTCCCACGGCCAAGGCTGCCGGCAAGCGTCTGGTGATCGCCACCGCGACGGTCGCCCTGCAGGAGCAGATCGTGCACAAGGATCTGCCGGATCTGTTGCGCAACAGCGGCCTGAACTTCAGCTTCGCCCTGGCCAAGGGCCGTGGCCGCTACCTGTGCCTGTCCAAGCTCGATCACCTGCTGCAGGATGGCGCCGCGCAGAGCGCCACGGCGCAGTTGTTCGAGGAAGAAGGTTTTCGCATCGACGTCGACGAGCAGGGGCAGAAACTGTTTACCGCGATGATCGAGAAGCTGGCTGGCAACAAATGGGACGGCGACCGCGACAGCTGGCCAGAAGAGCTGGAGGACAGCCGCTGGGCGCAACTGACCACCGACCATAGCCAGTGCACCAACCGCCATTGCCCGAACTTCCAGCAGTGCGCCTTCTACAAGGCGCGCGAAGGGATGGGCAAGGTCGATGTGATCGTCACCAACCACGATATGGTGCTGGCCGACCTGGCGCTCGGCGGCGGCGCGGTGCTGCCCGACCCGCGCGAAACCATCTATGTATTCGACGAGGGCCATCACCTGCCGGACAAGGCCATCGGTCACTTCGCTCATTTCACCCGCCTGCGCTCGACCGCTGACTGGCTGACCCAGATCGACAAGAACCTGACCAAGCTGCTGGCGCAGAATCCATTGCCTGGCGATCTCGGCCGCCTGATCGAACAGGTGCCGGAGCTGGCCCGTGAGCTCAAGACCCAGCAGCAGTTCATGTTCTCGGCTTGTGAAGAGATTGCCGACTTCAAGGCTGGTGAGGACATGGAGGGGCGCGAGCGCCCCCGTCACCGCTTCGTCGGCGGGGTGGTGCCGGAGCATCTGACTGAACTGGGACTGGAACTCAAGAAGGGTTTCTCCAAGCTCAACGACCTGTTCACCAGCGTTACCGAGTTGCTCAAGGAGGCCATGGATGGAGAAGGCGCCGTGGGCATCGCCAGCCACCAGGCCGAGGAATGGTATCCGCTGTTCGGCAGCCTGATGGCGCGTGCCAAGGGCAACTGGGAACTATGGTTGGCCTTCACTGCTGAAGACCCGGAAGAAAGCCCGCCGATGGCGCGCTGGCTGACCTTGGCCGAGAGCGGTGCGCTGTTCGATATCGAGGTCAACGCCAGCCCGATCCTGGCTGCCGAGACCCTGCGCCGCAACCTGTGGAATGTCGCCCATGGCTGCCTGGTGACATCCGCGACGCTGACCGCGCTGGGGACCTTTGACCGCTATCGCATGCGTGCCGGGCTGCCCAAGGCGGCGGTCAGCGCCATTGTGCCGAGCCCCTTCCATCATGCTGATGCCGGCCTGCTGCGCGTACCGGATCTCAAGGCCGACCCGCGCGAGGCGGCTGCGCACACGGCGGCCATCATCCGCGAGCTGCCGAACCTGGTGGCCGGCAGTCGCGGCACGCTGGTGCTGTTTTCCTCGCGCAAGCAGATGCAGGAGGTGTTCGACGGCCTGGATCGCGACTGGCGCAAACGGGTGTTCATCCAGGGCAACCTGTCCAAGCAGGAGACCCTGAACAAGTACAAGGCGCGTGTCGATTCAGGTGAGGAAAGCGTGCTGTTCGGCCTGGCCAGTTTCGCCGAGGGCGTCGACCTGCCGGGCGCTTATTGCGAGCACGTGGTGATCGCCAAGATTCCCTTCGCCGTGCCGGATGATCCGGTGGAAGCGGCGCTGGCCGAGTGGATCGAGGCGCATGGCGGCAATCCCTTCATGGAAATCGCCGTACCGGATGCCTCGCTGCGCCTGGTGCAGGCCTGCGGCCGCCTGCTGCGCACCGAGGCGGATCGCGGCACCATCACTCTGCTGGATCGCCGTGTGGTTACCCAGCGTTACGGCAAGGCCATTCTCAATGCCTTGCCACCGTTCCGCCGGCAGATAGATTAA
- a CDS encoding sodium:proton antiporter, whose protein sequence is MEWLAAITTGGLAGLGLWMLLDRNLKRVVLGVVVLGNAINLGVLTAGRFFGERPAFVEAGNAASTANPLPQALVLTAIVIGFSLFIFTLALLKRTRELHGDKTTDSVSAITEQPAPDWHDSEHEQDAHGTEARR, encoded by the coding sequence ATGGAATGGTTAGCCGCAATCACTACCGGAGGCCTGGCGGGTCTGGGTCTGTGGATGCTCCTGGATCGCAACCTCAAGCGCGTCGTGCTGGGCGTCGTGGTCCTGGGTAACGCAATCAACCTGGGGGTTCTCACCGCCGGCCGTTTCTTCGGTGAACGCCCGGCCTTCGTCGAGGCCGGCAACGCTGCCAGCACGGCCAACCCACTGCCGCAGGCACTGGTACTGACGGCCATCGTCATCGGCTTCAGCCTGTTCATCTTCACGCTGGCACTGCTCAAACGCACCCGCGAACTGCACGGCGACAAGACCACCGACTCGGTCAGCGCAATCACCGAGCAACCGGCACCGGACTGGCACGACAGCGAGCACGAACAGGACGCCCATGGTACGGAGGCTCGCCGATGA
- a CDS encoding DUF6231 family protein, whose translation MTASLSTRTPQQAIAALLARYNPEKLLLLGASELPAVSAFHGAHPQCQVTTAPAAPLAPELAAQRFDLAILIDCLEHLPKREGLQLLGGIRNLNASRVAVLLDLKAGDWQETDFFALAMQASEQFQREGQTLHLFTYDLLDYKQVPDWLNAKFWANPENFGKYWW comes from the coding sequence ATGACCGCCAGCCTTAGCACCCGTACTCCACAGCAGGCCATTGCGGCACTGCTTGCCCGCTACAACCCCGAGAAACTGCTGTTGCTCGGGGCAAGCGAACTACCCGCAGTCAGCGCCTTTCACGGCGCCCATCCGCAGTGTCAGGTCACCACTGCACCCGCGGCTCCCCTGGCGCCGGAACTGGCCGCACAGCGCTTCGACCTGGCAATTCTGATCGACTGTCTGGAGCACTTACCCAAACGCGAAGGACTGCAACTACTGGGTGGCATTCGCAACCTCAACGCCAGCAGGGTCGCCGTGTTGCTCGACCTCAAGGCAGGTGATTGGCAGGAAACCGACTTTTTCGCCCTGGCCATGCAAGCCAGTGAACAGTTCCAGCGCGAGGGACAGACCCTGCATCTGTTCACCTACGATCTGCTCGATTACAAGCAAGTTCCTGACTGGTTGAACGCAAAGTTCTGGGCCAACCCGGAAAATTTCGGCAAGTACTGGTGGTAG
- the mnhG gene encoding monovalent cation/H(+) antiporter subunit G has protein sequence MNEIQAWLASLLVLSGALISLLGAIGVLRLPDSYSRMHAASKAGVLGAVLLLGAVALATSGELALEAFLGLLILLASAPLAAHAIARAAHRAGIRPTLGRLGDELEQRNRGGE, from the coding sequence ATGAACGAGATCCAAGCCTGGCTGGCCTCGCTGCTGGTGCTCAGTGGCGCGCTGATTTCCCTGCTCGGCGCGATTGGCGTGCTGCGCCTACCCGACAGCTACAGCCGCATGCACGCAGCGAGCAAGGCCGGGGTACTCGGCGCGGTGCTGTTGCTGGGTGCAGTAGCCCTGGCCACTAGCGGCGAACTGGCCCTGGAAGCCTTTCTCGGCCTGCTGATTCTGCTGGCCAGCGCCCCGCTGGCTGCGCACGCCATCGCCCGCGCCGCTCACCGCGCCGGCATTCGGCCGACGCTGGGACGCCTGGGTGATGAGCTGGAGCAGCGCAACAGGGGCGGTGAATAA
- a CDS encoding monovalent cation/H+ antiporter complex subunit F translates to MTLHLAGAAWVLPLAAALLALSGLITLYRLLRGPSRPDRAVAIDALTLLAVAAMALLCLMRGEALFIDVAVLLALVSFLGTAAFAFLFDDAHSQMPEKREERP, encoded by the coding sequence ATGACCCTACACCTGGCCGGAGCAGCCTGGGTATTGCCCTTGGCGGCTGCCTTGCTCGCCCTGAGCGGTTTGATCACGCTGTATCGCCTGTTACGCGGGCCGAGTCGCCCGGATCGCGCGGTGGCCATCGACGCCCTCACCCTGCTGGCGGTCGCCGCCATGGCCCTGCTGTGCCTGATGCGCGGTGAGGCGCTGTTCATCGACGTCGCCGTACTGCTGGCACTGGTGTCGTTTCTCGGCACGGCGGCCTTTGCCTTCCTGTTCGACGACGCCCATAGCCAGATGCCAGAAAAACGCGAGGAACGCCCATGA
- a CDS encoding collagen-like protein, producing MRSFVLLLCLSMGTASAATQISVPSNTLMRLPVASSTLQLERLEVADHATLMVPASVRELRIGQLFMGRDARIGVASGDQPLRLVIDDADIGPGAWISAKGAAGTYTRPATPGREISLKLHKLTFESLTLDVRGGQGRPGYAGLDGAHGQPGGCTWGQASAGHDGQDGTDGHDGAPGGKVVLEVPHHVEVERMQVLLDGGAGGAAGTAGRPGRGGAAKGCLLYGVDGAADGQPGRPGREGAAGRSGAVQVFRF from the coding sequence ATGCGTAGTTTCGTTTTGTTGCTGTGCCTGAGTATGGGGACTGCATCTGCCGCTACGCAGATCAGCGTACCGTCCAATACCCTGATGCGTTTGCCGGTGGCCAGCAGCACTCTGCAGCTCGAGCGGCTGGAGGTGGCGGATCATGCAACGCTGATGGTGCCGGCAAGCGTGAGGGAGTTGCGTATCGGCCAGTTGTTCATGGGGCGTGATGCGCGTATCGGTGTGGCGTCTGGCGATCAACCATTGCGCCTGGTCATCGACGATGCCGATATCGGGCCTGGCGCCTGGATCAGCGCCAAGGGCGCCGCCGGTACCTATACCCGGCCGGCGACACCTGGGCGTGAGATCAGTCTCAAGCTGCACAAGCTGACATTCGAGTCGCTGACCCTGGATGTGCGTGGTGGTCAGGGCAGGCCAGGTTATGCCGGGCTCGATGGTGCGCACGGTCAGCCGGGTGGTTGCACCTGGGGCCAGGCCAGCGCAGGTCACGATGGTCAGGATGGTACTGACGGTCACGATGGTGCACCGGGCGGCAAGGTGGTGCTGGAAGTGCCGCATCATGTCGAGGTCGAGCGCATGCAGGTTCTGCTCGACGGCGGTGCCGGTGGTGCAGCCGGTACGGCAGGGCGTCCCGGACGTGGCGGCGCTGCCAAGGGTTGTCTGCTTTATGGCGTAGACGGTGCGGCCGATGGCCAGCCCGGCCGGCCCGGGCGCGAAGGTGCGGCGGGCCGCAGTGGTGCCGTGCAGGTCTTCCGTTTCTGA
- a CDS encoding proton-conducting transporter membrane subunit: MNHALLVAPILIPLCSLLLAIILRRHLLAVRVLSLTGAVLLLAVGLMLVWQAAQGVVLSGQVGGWQAPFGISLVIDRLSAVMIAISALVALVTLLYGVAKDNDSKIGRDFHLFIQGLLTGICGAFITADIFNLYVWFEVLLIASFALMALGGGSRRLAGSMTYVALNLFATLIFLLSAGLVYGASGTLNMGELAMIMRSGEAPAGVTPALLLMLLSFAIKAALFPVFGWLPATYHVALTAVSAMFAGLLTKVGVYALIRLVTLLWPEHGLPHQLLLWVACATMLVGVLGAAAQTEVRRILSFHIVSQVGYMILGLALATPLALAGAVFYLIHHIVVKANLFFIGGLAARICGSERLADMGGLYKRMPWLALLFAIPALSLAGIPPLSGFWAKFLLVKASLDAAAWWAAGIALLTGVFTLLSMNKIWNEAFLKPHPRGEEALQRVTGMRAAWVGMSALALLTVLIGLGAGPLIDYAVAAAAQLADPQAYLQPFTGAGGT, translated from the coding sequence ATGAATCACGCGCTACTGGTTGCTCCGATTCTCATCCCGCTGTGCAGCCTGTTGCTGGCAATCATCCTGCGCCGCCATCTGCTGGCCGTGCGCGTGCTCAGCCTGACGGGTGCCGTGCTGCTGCTGGCCGTTGGCCTGATGCTGGTGTGGCAGGCTGCGCAAGGCGTGGTGCTCAGTGGTCAGGTCGGCGGCTGGCAGGCGCCCTTCGGCATCAGCCTGGTAATCGACCGGCTGTCGGCGGTGATGATCGCCATCAGCGCCCTGGTCGCGCTGGTCACCCTGCTCTATGGCGTGGCCAAGGACAACGACAGCAAGATCGGTCGCGACTTTCATCTGTTCATCCAAGGTCTGCTGACCGGCATCTGCGGCGCCTTCATCACCGCTGACATCTTCAACCTCTATGTCTGGTTTGAAGTACTGCTGATCGCCTCCTTCGCCCTGATGGCATTGGGCGGTGGCAGCCGTCGGCTGGCCGGCAGCATGACCTATGTGGCACTGAACCTGTTCGCCACGCTGATTTTCCTGCTCTCCGCCGGCCTGGTCTACGGCGCCAGCGGCACGCTGAACATGGGTGAGCTGGCCATGATCATGCGCAGCGGTGAGGCGCCAGCGGGCGTAACGCCGGCGCTGTTGCTGATGCTGCTGTCGTTTGCCATCAAGGCTGCGCTGTTCCCGGTGTTCGGCTGGCTGCCGGCCACCTATCACGTCGCCCTGACGGCGGTTTCGGCGATGTTCGCCGGGCTCCTGACCAAGGTCGGCGTGTACGCGCTGATCCGCCTGGTGACCCTGCTCTGGCCGGAGCATGGCTTGCCGCATCAACTGCTGCTGTGGGTCGCCTGCGCCACCATGCTGGTGGGCGTGCTCGGCGCGGCGGCGCAGACCGAGGTGCGCCGTATCCTGTCGTTCCATATCGTCAGTCAGGTCGGCTACATGATCCTCGGCCTCGCCCTGGCCACCCCGCTGGCGCTGGCCGGTGCAGTGTTCTACCTGATCCACCATATCGTGGTGAAGGCCAACCTGTTCTTCATCGGCGGCCTGGCGGCGCGCATCTGCGGCTCCGAGCGCTTGGCTGACATGGGTGGGCTGTACAAGCGCATGCCGTGGCTGGCGCTGCTGTTCGCCATTCCGGCGCTGTCGCTGGCGGGCATTCCGCCACTGTCCGGTTTCTGGGCCAAGTTCCTGCTGGTCAAGGCCAGCCTGGATGCCGCGGCCTGGTGGGCGGCGGGCATCGCCCTGCTGACCGGCGTGTTCACCCTGCTATCAATGAACAAGATCTGGAACGAGGCCTTCCTCAAGCCTCATCCGCGCGGTGAAGAGGCGCTGCAAAGGGTGACTGGCATGCGCGCGGCCTGGGTGGGCATGAGCGCCCTGGCACTGCTGACCGTGCTGATCGGCCTCGGCGCCGGCCCGCTGATCGACTATGCCGTGGCGGCTGCCGCGCAACTCGCCGACCCGCAAGCCTATCTGCAACCCTTCACTGGCGCAGGAGGTACCTGA
- a CDS encoding YchJ family protein — MNSLDSNCPCGSGNPLSQCCGHYHAGTHAPSAERLMRSRYSAYVLGLVDYLIATTLPAQQQALDREAMAAWSAQSTWLGLEVEGGEVFGGKPEHAQVTFIARWHDAQGEHRHRECSAFVQVAERWYFLDPTAPLKAGRNDPCPCQGGQKFKKCCAPYLHG; from the coding sequence ATGAACTCTCTCGACTCCAATTGCCCGTGTGGTAGCGGCAATCCACTGAGCCAGTGCTGCGGTCATTATCATGCCGGCACCCATGCCCCCAGCGCGGAACGGCTGATGCGTTCTCGTTACAGCGCCTATGTGCTGGGCCTGGTGGATTATCTGATAGCCACCACCCTACCCGCTCAACAGCAGGCGCTCGACCGTGAGGCCATGGCCGCCTGGAGCGCCCAGAGCACCTGGCTGGGCCTTGAAGTTGAGGGTGGCGAGGTGTTCGGCGGCAAGCCGGAGCACGCGCAGGTCACCTTCATCGCCCGCTGGCATGACGCACAAGGCGAGCATCGGCATCGCGAATGCTCCGCCTTCGTGCAGGTAGCCGAGCGCTGGTATTTCCTCGATCCGACAGCGCCCCTGAAAGCTGGGCGCAATGATCCCTGCCCCTGCCAGGGTGGGCAGAAATTCAAGAAGTGCTGCGCACCGTATCTGCACGGCTGA
- a CDS encoding DUF1145 domain-containing protein, whose protein sequence is MKALLRMGKALALIFWLVFGAALSKRLEAPFEQLVYLLAGFLAFLHVAQLWLFSSLVAARANPWLERVQILLFGIFHLYPLKAAQPRDAVAAAVLEEAAHA, encoded by the coding sequence ATGAAAGCATTGTTGAGAATGGGCAAGGCGTTGGCCTTGATCTTCTGGCTGGTCTTCGGGGCCGCCTTGAGCAAGCGTTTGGAGGCCCCTTTCGAACAGCTCGTTTACCTGCTGGCGGGTTTTCTGGCGTTCTTGCACGTCGCGCAGTTATGGCTGTTTTCCAGCCTTGTGGCGGCGCGGGCCAACCCCTGGCTGGAGCGTGTGCAGATTCTGCTGTTCGGTATTTTCCATCTGTACCCGCTCAAGGCTGCGCAGCCGCGTGATGCCGTTGCAGCCGCTGTGCTCGAGGAGGCTGCCCATGCGTAG